In the Dolichospermum flos-aquae CCAP 1403/13F genome, GCTCATTTATATGTTGAGCAAAGGGAAAAGTTAGGTTTTCCGTTGCTGAAAGATACCGTAAGATAAGATTTTTGGCGTTGCCTAATTGAAGTATGAATAAGCTCACGCAAAGGCGCAAAGTCGCAAAGGTAAGAGTTTTAAACATGAAAGCCAAAGAATTCATATTTAAATATGGCTTCGTCACGCAGGCTATCAGCAACGCCAAGTTTTTCACCCCTCCAGTGTAGGAGGGAGGGTTGCAGATGTTGATTTTACAAATAGTGGTGTGTGTCAGATGATAAATGTAAGTGCAGTTTTAGAACCAATTGCAGGTTGGTTTCGTTGTCTAGGTGTTCCTGAAGCGGTTGTGCATTGGGGACATCCAGCAATGATGGGAATTGTGATTTTTGTGGTAGGGACTTTTGTGGGGGTGACGGGTTGGCGCGGAAAGTTGCTGGAGGGGAAGGATAAGGATGCAGCTATTCAAAGCCGTAATGCTCATCGTCAATTAGCTCCTTGGTTATTTGTATTTTTGGCAGGTGGCTATACTGGTGGGATTTTATCTTTAGTGATGCAGCAAAAACCACTGTTTGAAAGTCCTCATTTTTGGACGGGTTCACTGGTACTAATACTGTTGTTAATTAATGGTGTAATTTCTCTAAGTGGATTTTTTGGAAATAAAGCTGGTTTGCGTGCAGTTCATGCTTATTTAGGGTCTACAACTCTTTTGATTATGTTTGTTCATGCTGTATTAGGGTTAAATTTAGGCATTTCTTTGTGATGTTATTATTGCCAAAGTCACCAAAGATAAATTATATCTTTCCAAAGCAAGTTAAATATTGATGCTATATTTTCTGGTTTGGGCGCTTTGGCAATTATTTTGATTTATGATGCAGACGAGTGGAATAATTATCTGTCTTAGTTATATTTTGGGTTTGCTATTTACCGCAATTCCCTGGGGCGGTATATGGATTTTGCTATTGGGTGTGGTGGGAGCGGTTTTGTTTCGCCGCATATATGCTAATTTGCGGCAATTTGCTCTCAAAAAAGAAAATGCCGTTACGAAAC is a window encoding:
- a CDS encoding DUF4079 domain-containing protein encodes the protein MINVSAVLEPIAGWFRCLGVPEAVVHWGHPAMMGIVIFVVGTFVGVTGWRGKLLEGKDKDAAIQSRNAHRQLAPWLFVFLAGGYTGGILSLVMQQKPLFESPHFWTGSLVLILLLINGVISLSGFFGNKAGLRAVHAYLGSTTLLIMFVHAVLGLNLGISL